A single genomic interval of Arachis duranensis cultivar V14167 chromosome 7, aradu.V14167.gnm2.J7QH, whole genome shotgun sequence harbors:
- the LOC107496925 gene encoding LOB domain-containing protein 21-like encodes MTHPYSFLVMKKSGGGAIMKGYEPRSSSSCAACKFLKRRCIPNCIFAPYFRSDECKKFAKVHKVFGASNVSKILVEVPEDQREDTVNSLAYEAEARLRDPVYGCIGAIALLQRKMLELQHDLAIAKDRLARYSAVAATATADATSLITSSSSSSDNIFHFNHSQVSLPPFPEFPSSSDFNDTAAFCHASSSSSQSFPTTVVDDFIQIPYIF; translated from the coding sequence ATGACACATCCATATTCATTTCTTGTTATGAAAAAATCAGGAggaggagccatcatgaagggTTACGAGCCACGTTCAAGTTCTTCTTGTGCCGCCTGCAAATTTTTGAAGAGAAGGTGCATCCCTAACTGCATATTCGCCCCTTACTTTCGCTCCGACGAGTGCAAGAAATTCGCCAAAGTTCACAAGGTCTTCGGTGCCAGCAATGTCAGCAAGATCCTCGTCGAGGTCCCCGAGGACCAGCGGGAAGACACCGTCAACTCCCTCGCCTACGAGGCCGAGGCCCGCCTCCGCGACCCTGTTTACGGCTGCATTGGCGCCATTGCTCTCCTCCAGAGGAAAATGCTCGAGCTTCAGCACGATCTCGCCATTGCCAAGGATCGTCTTGCTCGCTATTCTGCTGTTGCTGCTACTGCTACTGCTGATGCTACTTCTCTTAttacttcttcctcttcttcctccgaTAACATCTTTCATTTCAATCATTCTCAAGTTTCCTTGCCTCCTTTCCCTGAattcccttcttcctctgaTTTCAATGACACTGCTGCTTTCTGCCAcgcctcttcttcttcctctcaatCCTTTCCCACCACTGTAGTCGACGATTTCATTCAAATTCCATATATATTTTAG